GTGGCCGCGGTGATCGAGCCGCTCGAACGGGCCCTGGTCAACAGCGAGGCCGCCGTCGTCGCCCGCGTCGAGGCGCTGGAACGTTACGCCGGTCACGTCGCCGAGGCCGAGCGCGCCTACCACGCCCGCGGCCAGATCGAGGAGCTGCGCGCCCGCCTGCCCCGCTACGAGGAGCTGCTGGCGGAGGCGGGCGCGGACCGGCTCGGTGTGACCGAGATCGAGCGGCTCGCCGAGGACGCCGACGTGCTGGAGCGCACCTTACGCCGCAGTGTCGAGTCCGCCCACGAGGCGTTCCGCTACTTGGAGAGCTGACGTAACTCATGATCGATTGAGGATGCACAACGTGCCCGGACGTCAAGCGAAGGTGATAGTCGATCCGGTGGTGCCCGACGACGTCGCGGCCTTCCTGCGCGAGCACCGCAAGCTGCTGCCGCGCATCCGGTCGGGCTGGGTCCCCCCGAACCGCGGGCACTCTCCGGTGGCGCGCGCCGCGGGCCGGCTGGCCGCCGCCGCGACGGCGCTGGCGGCGGCGGTGTACGGGCTGGTGCTGTTCGTCGCCGAACGGTACACGCCGTTCGTGGTGATCATGACCGGCTCGGCGCTGCTGATGGTCAGCGTCCTGTTGCGGCCCAGGCCCGACGCCGAGGCGGAGCGGCGGCGCGCCCTGGAGCGCCAGGTGTACGAGGTCGCCCGCCGCCATGAGGGCCACTACGTGCTGCGCGAGCGGCTCGACGAGCCCGCCAGGGCGCTCATGGCCCGCGCCCAGGCCGCCATCGACCAGGTCGTGGACTCCAGCGTGAACGCCGAGGGCCTGCTCGACGGCGTGCGCAACGGCGTGATGCTGCCCGCGCAGGAGTGGGAGATCGCCCGCCTGCTGGCCAAGCTGTCGGAGCTGCGCGCCGAGCACCAGGAGGTCGTCTCCGAGGGCGTCATCCCCGAGGTGGCCGCCGTGGCGGAGCCGCTCGCCCACGCCCTGGACAGCAGCGAGCGGGCGGTGCTGGCCCGGGTCGAGGCCCTGGAGCGGTACGCGGGCCACGTGGCCGACGCAGAGCGCGCCTACCGCGCCAGGAACCAGATCGAACGCCTCAGCGCGCGGCTGCCCCGCTACGAGGAACTGCTCGCGGAGTCGGGCGCGGACGGCTCGGTGGTGCCGGAGCTGAGCCGGTTGTCCGACGACGCCGACCGTCTTGAGCAGGCGCTTCGCGACAGCGTCAGCTCAGCGCACGAGGCTTTTCGCCACCTTGATAGCTGACTTCGCTTAGGATCCGGATTCGTGGCGGATGTGGTAGTAGACCCCGAGGTACCATCGGACGACGCCCAGCTTCTCAGGGACAGCCGTCGGGTCCTGCTCAAGATGCGCACCGGCTGGACACCCCAGCCACGACGGCCGATCGCCGGCGCCCACCACCGCATGATGGCGGCGTTCGGCGGGGCGGCCCTGTTCGGCCTGCTGCTGGGCTTCGGCTCGTTCGCCCGCGGTCTCGGGCTGCTGATGCTGGTGCTGTTCGGCATCCCGCTGATGATCGTGCTGTTCGTCGGCAGGGACGACCGCACCTGGGACGACGAGGACGCCTACGAGCGCGAGGTCTACGACCAGCTGCGCTGGTACGAGGGCCGCTACGTGCTCACCGACGACCTCGACGAGTCCTCGGCCAGGCTCCTGGCCCGCGCCCAGCGGGCCATCGCCGCCGTCACCGGCTCCCGGGTCAACGCCGAGGGGCTGCTCGACGACGTGCGCAACGGCGTGATGCTGCCCGCCCAGGAGTGGGAGATCGCCCGGCTGCTGGCCAAGCTGTCGGCGCTGCGCGCCAAGCACAGGGAGACCGTCTCGCAGGGGCTCACCCCCGAGGTGGAGGCCGTGGCCCGGCCGCTCGCCCGGGCGCTCGACAGCAGCGAGGAGGCCGTGCTGGCCCGGGTCGAGGCCCTGGAGCGGTACGCGGCCAACGTCGCCGACGCCGAGCGCGCGTACGTGGCCCACCACCAGATCGAGGAGCTGCGCAGCCGGGTGCATCAGTACGAGGAGCTGGTGGCCGAGACGGGGGCCGACGGGTTCGCCGTACCGGAGCTGGAGCGCCTGGCCGCCGACGCCGACCGCCTGGAGCAGGCGCTGCGGCGCAGCGTCAGCTCGGCCCAGGAGGCCTTCCGCCACCTGGAGCCCTGACGGGCGTGCAGGTGGCTGCGGACGGCGTTCAGGCGTGAGGGCGCCCTGCGGCGGCAGACGGCCGTGATGGTGGGCGGTCGGCAGCAGCCGGTCAGGCGTGGGGAGCGGCCCGCAGCAGGCGGTCAGGCGTGGTGGGCGGCCTGCAGCAGCACGTCGCACAGGGCGTCGGCGGCGTCGACGCGGCCCAGCTTGGCCGCCGCGTGCCCCATCGACTGCCGCAGCCCGGGGTCGGCCAGCAGCGGCATCAGCTCGGCCAGCAGCATCTCGGCCGTCGGGTGCGGCTCCAGCAGCGCCCGTGCCGCGCCCGCCGACACCAGGTAGCCGGCGTTCTTGCGCTGCTCGTCGCCGCCGGTCGGGATCAGCGGGATGAGCACCGCAGGCTTGCCGATCGCGGTCAGCTCCGACACCGTGCCCGCCCCGCTGCGCGAGATCACCACGTCGGCCGCCGCGAACAGGTCGGCCAGCTCCCCGCCCACGTACGGCACCGGGTGGTAGCGGTCGGCCAGCTCCGGCGGCAGGGGCACCGCGCGCATCTGGTCGATCCACGCGGGCCCGCACTGGTGCACGATCTGCGCGTGCGGCAGCAGCCGGGGCAGCAGCTCCGCGATCAGCGTGTTGATCTGCTTGCTGCCCGTCGCGCCGCCGGTCACGTAGATCAGCGGCACCTCGAACGTCAGTCCGAACAGGTCGTAGGCCGCGGCGCGGTTGCCCTGCAGCAGCTCGGGCCTGATCGGGTTGCCCGTCACCACGGCCTTGGCCCGGGCGGAGGCCGGCAGGTACTGCAGCGACGACTCGTGCGACAGCGCGATCCTGGTCGCCAGCCTGGCCAGGATGCGGTTGGCCAGGCCCACGACGGTCGTCTGCTCGTGCATCACCAGCGGCCGACGGATGATCTTGGCTGCCACGCCGATGGGCACCGCCACGTAACCACCGGTCGACAGCACCACGTCGGGCAGGTAGCGCGCCGCGTGCCCGATCGCCTGGAACACGCCGATCGGGATGCGGAAGACGTCCGCGATGTTGGTGCCCAGCTCCTTGAGATTGGGGCGCCGGCGCAGCTTGCCCGTGGTGATCGCCTTGAACGGGATGCCGTGCTCGGCGGTGATCCGCGCCTCCAGGCCGTTGGCGGTGCCCACCCAGAGCACGTCGTGCGGCACCTGACGTCGCTGGACGGCCGACAGGGTCGTCAGAGCCGGATAGGTGTGACCGCCGGTGCCGCCGCCGGTGATCAACAGTCGCAGGGTTCGTGACATGCGATCAGCGTAGGGCCGCACAGCGGAAGCCGGTGTGCCCGGTCGAGGAGTCGGGCGTGTTGTTGGTGCGCGCGGCCACCCGGTAGCGGTTGCAGTAGGAGTCGTGGCACAGGTACGACCCGCCGCGGATCACCTTGGCCGCGCCCTCGGCGGGCCCCGCCGGGTTGTCGGCGAACGGCTCCCACTCCACGCCCCACCAGTCGGCCGTCCACTCCCACACGTTGCCGGAGACGTTGTAGAGCCCGTAGCCGTTCGGCTGGAACGACTTGACCGGCATCGTGCCCTTGCTCGGCGCCGTCGGGAAGCGGCCCTGCCAGATGTTGCACCGCTGCCGCCCCTTGGGCGCCAGCTCGTCGCCCCACGGGTAACGCCTGCGCTCCAGGCCGCCCCTGGCCGCCATCTCCCACTCCGCCTCGGTGGGCAGCCGCTTGCCCGCCCAGTCCGCGTACGCGGTGGCGTCGTGCCACGAGACGTGCACGACGGGATGGTTCTGCCGGTCGCCGATCGTGGAGCCGGGGCCCTCCGGGGCGCGCCAGGAGGCCCCCTCGACGCCCGCCCACCAGGGCGCGCCCGGCACCGTGGCCTCCATCACCCCGGCGGTGGCGAACTGGCGGAAGACGAACGACCAGCCGATCCGCTCGGCCTCGGTGACGTACCCGGTCTCCTTGACGAACGTGGCGAACTGCGCGTTCGTCACGCACGCCGGGTCGATCCAGAACGGGTCGACCCGCACCTCGCGCACCGGCCCCTCGCCGTCCTCGGGGCGCCCGTCGGGGTCGTCGCCGCCCATGAGGAACGTGCCTCCGGGGACGCGCACCATCCCCTTCGGCGGCCCGCCCGGCGCGGGACGCCGTACGGCGATCCGCACGGACTCCTGGACCTGCCCGGCGGCGGGGTCGCGGCTCGGGCCACAACAAGCGCTCAACAATCCCCCCAAAGTGTCACGACACCAAGGAAGGGTAGTCCCTGGAGCATGCCCAGGATTCCGTGCCCGCCCCGCTCGACGACTTCCCCCTCAGTTTCGCCGTAAAAGCCGCAGACCGGTAGCTTTCTACCATGCGACTCGGCGTGCTGGACATCGGCTCGAACACCGTCCACTTACTGGTCGTCGACGCCCATCGCGGCGCCCGGCCCATGCCTGCCTACTCCCACAAGGTCGATCTCCGTCTCACCGAGCACCTCGACAAGGACCAGAAGCTCGGCAAGGTCGGCATCGAGCGGCTGGGCAGCTTCGTCGAGGAGGCCGTCCACCTCGCCGAGGACAAGGGGGTGGAGGACCTGCTGGCCTTCGCCACCTCGGCCGTGCGCGAGGCCGCCAACGGCGAGCAGGTGCTCGCCGAGATCGACAAGCGCTGCGGCGTGCACATCGCGGTCCTGTCCGGCCGCGACGAGGCCAGGCTGACGTTCCTGGCCGTGCGGCGGTGGTTCGGCTGGTCGTCGGGCCGGTTGCTGGCCTTCGACATCGGCGGCGGCTCGCTGGAGATCGCCGCGGGGGTGGACGAGGAGCCCGACGTGGCCGTGTCGCTGCCGCTGGGCGCCGGGCGGCTGACGCGCGACTGGTTCACCGGTGACCCGCCGACCGCCGACGAGGTGCGCAAGCTGCGCAAGCACGTCCGCGCCGAGATCGCGCGCAGGGTCGGCGACGTCGTCAGGTACGGCGAGCCCGACCGCGCCGTGGCCACGTCCAAGACGTTCAAGCAGCTCGCCAGGATCGCCGGGGCGGCGCCGTCCAGCGACGGCCCGTACGTCTCGCGCTCACTGTCGCGCCAGGACATGGCCGACTGGGCCCTCAAGCTCACCACCATGAAGTCGGCCGAGCGGGCCCAGCTCTCCGGCGTGTCCGAGGGGCGGGCGGCGCAGCTCGCGGCGGGGGCGCTGGTCGCCGACGCGGCCATGGACCTGTTCGAGGTGGACCGCCTCGACGTCTGCCCGTGGGCGCTGCGCGAGGGCGTCATACTGCGCCGGCTCGACCTCCTGCCGGGACGGCTCGACCAGCTCAACGGCACCCCGGACCAAGAGTAAAAGTAAGGTCGATATATCCCCATACGTTGGCATAAAGCGCTGGTAGGCGGGCATTTTCCGCCGAATGATGACAGTGCTCGGCGCGATCGGATCTCTGGCAGTCGTCCTCCTCCTCGTCGTCCTGGCGGTGCTGCTCATCTCGGTCGTCGCGATGGTCACGCTGCTGGCGATGGCCGCCTCGATGACCCACTGGAGCCGGAGCTGGAGCCGGACGTGGAGTCGGGCCTGGAGGCGGCTGCTCCGCCGGAACCCCCGGCTGGAGCTCAAGCTCAGCGGGCGGACGGTGCCCGAGCGGCTGCGGGCCGAGCTGAGCGGGAGCGTGCCACGGGTGCGCCGCCGCTTCCTGCTCGGCGGCGCGCCGTCCGGCGCACCGCGGCGGGTGAGCGGCGCGCTGCGCGGCTATCGCCTGCACCGGCCGGTGGAACGCCGTACCAAGGTCTGACGGGAGCCCCGCACCGAAGTGCCGCACCGGAACCTGTGGGTTCCGGTGCGGCACCTGGGGTCCGGCAGCGGGGGTTCAGGTGGCCATGAGGTGCTGCCCGGCCGCGCCCGGCGCGTAGCGCAGGCGCTTCTCCAGGCAGACCACGGAGCCGTGCTCGTGCCGGTTGGTGAAACGGATGTCATCGGCGAGCGCTCGCATGATCTGCAGCCCACGCCCGTGCTCGGCGCCCGGTTCGGGCTCCGCCACCTTGCGCGGGTCGAATCCGTCACCGTTGTCGACCACCTTGATCACGCACAGGTGGTCGTGGACGGACGCGCTGACCGTGTAGTCGTCGCTGGGCGCCGCATGCCGGATCACATTGGAGCACGCCTCGGTGAGCATGAGCTCGATGTCATCACGGATCTGCGGCTCGACGCCGAGCGACCGCAGCGTGCCGTCCAGCATCTGCCTGATCAGCGGGACGCTCGCCGCATCCCTGGGCAGTCGGAGCGCCATCGTAGCCTCCACTGCGCCTCCTCCCGTCTGGATGCGTGCGAGCCTTCTGCCCTCGAATCCGTGTCCCAATCGTCGGATTCGGACGTGGCGAGGCCGAAAATCGCTAGCGTTCCAGCAACCGGTGCGCCACTTCCAGGCAGGCCTTGTGGATCTCCTCCTCGGGGAGCTCGCCCTCCTTCATCAGCCACTTGCCCGCGTGCAGGGCGAACAGCGCCAGCGAATGGCTGACCCGCTCGGCGGGCGGGGCGCCCGGCTCGCTGATCTCCGTGGTGAGCTCCATCATGCGCTCACGGATCTTGATCAGCGTCGGGTGGCCGCGCAGTGCCGTCTGGTTGCGCTCCAGGAACCGGGCGATGCCGAGGTGCCGCGTCGCGCGGACGCTCTCGGCGTAGCGGTCGACCAGCTCGCGGCGCGTCTCGGGCGACCTCGGCCGGCTCCTGACCCAGGCGAGCAGCTCGTCCAGCTCGCTCAGGCGCTGCTCGACCAGGCTCGCCACGATGTCGTCCTTGGTCTTGAAGTGGTAGTAAAGTGCGGCCTTCGTCACGCCGAGCTCCTCGGCGATCTCCCGCAGGGAGGTCGCCTCGTAGCCCTGCTCGGTGAACAGCCTCAGCGCGATCTCCTGAATTCGGGTTCGCGTGTCTTCCCGCACTTCGCACCTTTTCTACTTGACGGCCGGCAAGTAAGTATCCGCTTCATTGTACGCTTGCCGGTCGGCAAGTAAGCACGACCGTCTCCATCCGCACGGCCGGGTGAAAATGGGAGGCGCAGGACCGGGCGCTTCCAGGACAATCCTGCCCATGCACACCATCCGCCGACCCCGCGTGGACGACGCCGCGGCCATCCACGAGCTCGTCGCCACGTGCGACACGGCCGTCATCGGCGCGCCGGACTCGACGCTGGACGACATCGCCGACGAGCTGGTCGAGCCGGGCTTCGACCGCGACAGGGACGGCTGGCTGGCCCACGACGCCGGCGGCCGGGCCGACGGCTACGCCTGGGCCTGCCGCAACGGCGACAGCGACCTCGTCGACGTCGAGGTCATCGTCCGGCCCGGGGTGGACGGGCTGGCCGACGAGCTGTGGCCCGCCGTGCTGGCCCGGGCGGCCGAGCTGGGCGCCGAACGCGGCCACGACACCGTCACCCTGCACATCGGCGTCTACCGCACCGACGAGGCCAAGCGGGCCCGGGTGGAGGCGCTCGGCTTCGAGCCGGGCACCAGCTACCACCGCATGCGCATCGACCACGACGGCCCCGTCGAGCCGCCCGCCGCCCCCGCCGGGCTCACGCTGCACTCCGGGGAGAGCGAGGAGGTGCGGCGCGAAGGGCACCACGTGCACCAGGAGGGGTTCGCCGAGCACTTCGGGTTCGTCCCCGTCGGCTACGAGCAGTGGTACGAGCGCAGGCAGGCCTCCAGCGCCACCGACTGGAGCCAGCTCACGCTGGCCCGCCTCGACGGGCGGCCCGCCGCGGTGCTCATCGGCAACAACCAGTTCGTCTCCGACGAGGGCTGCGGCTACGTGGCCACGCTCGCGGTGCTGCCCGCGTACCGGGGCAGGGGGCTGGGCCGGTTCCTGCTCAAGCACGCCTTCGCCGCCGACGCGGCGCGCGGCCGCAAGGGCACGATCCTGCACGTCGACTCCAACAACACCACCCCCGCGCTCGGCCTGTACGAGTCGGCGGGGATGCGCCTGGTCATGGCCATCGACGTGTGGCGGCGCCGCCTGCCCTAGCCTTACCCGGCCTGCTCAGACGCGGTGGCGGGCCAGGTGCTCCAGCACCGACTGGTTGGCCTCCCACCCGTCGGGGAACTTCACCGGCACCCCGAGCTGCACCGGCTCCGCCGACGGGTGCGCGTCCAGCAGCTCGGCGATGCCCGCCCTGGCCACCACCACGCACGCGTGCCGGTGCCGCGAGGCCAGCACGCACAGCCGTCCCGACTCCAGGTGGAAGGCCGTGGCGTCCCTGCGGCCCGACAGCGGGTGCAGCACGATCGTCACGTCGTACTCGCGGCCCTGCAGCCGGTTGGCCGTGTCGACGGTGATCTCCGCCGGCAGGCCCGCCGCGCGGATGGCGGCCACCTGGTCCCGGTGCGCCGCCCCGACCGCGATCCGGTCGGCCGTCACCGGCCGCTCGCCCTGCTCCGAACCGGCCACCGCGCCGCGCTGCAGCAGCCGCTCGGCCAGCTTCGCCACCGCCTGCACGGCCTCGCCGTCAGTGCGCACCGTGTGCCGGTTCGGCAGCTCCAGCAGCGCCCACCCCGACCGGGCCGCCTCCTCCAGCGCCCGGTCGTGCACGCTGCCCATGCCGCCGGTCGCCAGCTCCAGCCACCGGTCCCCGTGATCGGTGCCGGACCGGAAGCCGGTGAACGGGTAGAACGCCCGCGACACCACCGGCGCCGCCGAGGCGGGCAGCCGCCACGACACCGGCAGCCGGTGCACCGGCAGGTCCGGGTTGTGCCGCAGCAGCACCGACACCGCGCTCTGCAACGGATCCCACGACAGGCCCGACCAGCGGTCGCCGTCGACGATCGAGAACGGGTCGAGCTGCCCGGGATCCCCCACGAACAGCGCCCGCTCGAACAACCCGGCGATCCTCAGCAGCTTGTCCGAGCGCATCTGGTACGCCTCGTCCACGATCGCCCACGGCCACACCCGGTCGCCGATCCACGCCCACTTGTCGGCCGTGGCGATGACGATGTCCGGGTCGCCCAGGTCCTGCATGCGGGTGCCGACCCGGACGCCGGGCAGCTCCAGCATGCGCAGCGGCGGCACGTACCCTCCGGCCGACAGCCGGCCCACGGTCAGGTGCGGGTGCTTGTCGCAGATCCTGGCCACCAGGTCGTCGACCTGCTCGTTGGTCTGCGCCACGATCATGAGCGGCTCGCCGGTCGCCGCGATGTGCGCCGCCGCCCGTACGACCAGCGTGGACTTGCCCGCGCCCGGCGGTGAGTCGACCACCACGCCACGGTGGCGGGGCAGGTCGGCGAGCACGTTCCTGATGACCTGCTCCGGGCTGTCGCCGGTCACGACCACTCCTCCTGGGCGTCCTCGTCGTCGGGCACGTACTCCTGCGGCGGGCCGCCGTGCGTCCACGGCGTGGCCTCGGGCTCGGGCAGGGCGGGCGAGCCCTGGAAGTCGTCGGTCAGCGAGGTGTAGCAGACCCGCTCGCCGACCTCGGGCACCGCGCCGGGCGCCGCCGTCCTGCCCCGGCCCATGCCCTTGGTGATCTTGAGGGTGACCAGGCCCTCGGCGGCCTCCACCAGCTCGGCGCCCTGGCTGCGGCGCTGCGGGGTGCCCAGCGAGGTGCCGGGCGGCAGGCGTACCGGATCGTCGGTCTTGATCACCACCAGCGGGCGGAGCTTGCG
The nucleotide sequence above comes from Nonomuraea gerenzanensis. Encoded proteins:
- a CDS encoding AAA domain-containing protein, with the protein product MTGDSPEQVIRNVLADLPRHRGVVVDSPPGAGKSTLVVRAAAHIAATGEPLMIVAQTNEQVDDLVARICDKHPHLTVGRLSAGGYVPPLRMLELPGVRVGTRMQDLGDPDIVIATADKWAWIGDRVWPWAIVDEAYQMRSDKLLRIAGLFERALFVGDPGQLDPFSIVDGDRWSGLSWDPLQSAVSVLLRHNPDLPVHRLPVSWRLPASAAPVVSRAFYPFTGFRSGTDHGDRWLELATGGMGSVHDRALEEAARSGWALLELPNRHTVRTDGEAVQAVAKLAERLLQRGAVAGSEQGERPVTADRIAVGAAHRDQVAAIRAAGLPAEITVDTANRLQGREYDVTIVLHPLSGRRDATAFHLESGRLCVLASRHRHACVVVARAGIAELLDAHPSAEPVQLGVPVKFPDGWEANQSVLEHLARHRV
- a CDS encoding Ppx/GppA phosphatase family protein, whose translation is MRLGVLDIGSNTVHLLVVDAHRGARPMPAYSHKVDLRLTEHLDKDQKLGKVGIERLGSFVEEAVHLAEDKGVEDLLAFATSAVREAANGEQVLAEIDKRCGVHIAVLSGRDEARLTFLAVRRWFGWSSGRLLAFDIGGGSLEIAAGVDEEPDVAVSLPLGAGRLTRDWFTGDPPTADEVRKLRKHVRAEIARRVGDVVRYGEPDRAVATSKTFKQLARIAGAAPSSDGPYVSRSLSRQDMADWALKLTTMKSAERAQLSGVSEGRAAQLAAGALVADAAMDLFEVDRLDVCPWALREGVILRRLDLLPGRLDQLNGTPDQE
- a CDS encoding TetR/AcrR family transcriptional regulator, with the translated sequence MREDTRTRIQEIALRLFTEQGYEATSLREIAEELGVTKAALYYHFKTKDDIVASLVEQRLSELDELLAWVRSRPRSPETRRELVDRYAESVRATRHLGIARFLERNQTALRGHPTLIKIRERMMELTTEISEPGAPPAERVSHSLALFALHAGKWLMKEGELPEEEIHKACLEVAHRLLER
- a CDS encoding ATP-binding protein, with translation MALRLPRDAASVPLIRQMLDGTLRSLGVEPQIRDDIELMLTEACSNVIRHAAPSDDYTVSASVHDHLCVIKVVDNGDGFDPRKVAEPEPGAEHGRGLQIMRALADDIRFTNRHEHGSVVCLEKRLRYAPGAAGQHLMAT
- a CDS encoding formylglycine-generating enzyme family protein; the encoded protein is MLSACCGPSRDPAAGQVQESVRIAVRRPAPGGPPKGMVRVPGGTFLMGGDDPDGRPEDGEGPVREVRVDPFWIDPACVTNAQFATFVKETGYVTEAERIGWSFVFRQFATAGVMEATVPGAPWWAGVEGASWRAPEGPGSTIGDRQNHPVVHVSWHDATAYADWAGKRLPTEAEWEMAARGGLERRRYPWGDELAPKGRQRCNIWQGRFPTAPSKGTMPVKSFQPNGYGLYNVSGNVWEWTADWWGVEWEPFADNPAGPAEGAAKVIRGGSYLCHDSYCNRYRVAARTNNTPDSSTGHTGFRCAALR
- a CDS encoding UDP-N-acetylglucosamine--N-acetylmuramyl-(pentapeptide) pyrophosphoryl-undecaprenol N-acetylglucosamine transferase, which gives rise to MSRTLRLLITGGGTGGHTYPALTTLSAVQRRQVPHDVLWVGTANGLEARITAEHGIPFKAITTGKLRRRPNLKELGTNIADVFRIPIGVFQAIGHAARYLPDVVLSTGGYVAVPIGVAAKIIRRPLVMHEQTTVVGLANRILARLATRIALSHESSLQYLPASARAKAVVTGNPIRPELLQGNRAAAYDLFGLTFEVPLIYVTGGATGSKQINTLIAELLPRLLPHAQIVHQCGPAWIDQMRAVPLPPELADRYHPVPYVGGELADLFAAADVVISRSGAGTVSELTAIGKPAVLIPLIPTGGDEQRKNAGYLVSAGAARALLEPHPTAEMLLAELMPLLADPGLRQSMGHAAAKLGRVDAADALCDVLLQAAHHA
- a CDS encoding GNAT family N-acetyltransferase, with product MHTIRRPRVDDAAAIHELVATCDTAVIGAPDSTLDDIADELVEPGFDRDRDGWLAHDAGGRADGYAWACRNGDSDLVDVEVIVRPGVDGLADELWPAVLARAAELGAERGHDTVTLHIGVYRTDEAKRARVEALGFEPGTSYHRMRIDHDGPVEPPAAPAGLTLHSGESEEVRREGHHVHQEGFAEHFGFVPVGYEQWYERRQASSATDWSQLTLARLDGRPAAVLIGNNQFVSDEGCGYVATLAVLPAYRGRGLGRFLLKHAFAADAARGRKGTILHVDSNNTTPALGLYESAGMRLVMAIDVWRRRLP